The genomic DNA TGGCCTCAAACAGGTCGGGGAGCCGCTGGGGTTTAAAGCAAACACAAAAGCGACCGCCATAACGCAATGCTCGCCCAGCGGCACCACAGACATCTGAGATGTCCAGATCGGTTTCCTGCCGGGCGGTTTGACGCGCGCCGCCGCCATATCCCGCCTTAAAGTAAGGCGGGTTGCACACCACAAGATCAAAGGCGTTGGCGGCAAGAGCGGGGATGTTTTTATAGTCCTTTAAGTCGGCGCAAATGACATTGATGCGATTGGTCAGATTATTTTTCTCAACCGAAAGCGAAAAAAGTGCCGCTGCTTGGGCCATTAGTTCAATCCCCACTACATGAGACGGGGAGACTTCGCCTTCGCCAAACCACAGCAGCGTCACCACGCCGCAACCACAGCAAAGCTCTGCGACTATATCGTCAGCGCGCGGTGCGGCAAAGCGCGCAAGCAAGACAGAATCGGTTGTGAAACGGTGCTCATCACTGATGGCTGCTGTAATGCCGTGTGTCAGCGGTATAAAAGATTGTGGCATAAAAATTCCGAGCCTCCGTGGGTAGTTGCTTTTATCATATCACAAAAGCGGGGCGAATTTCCATTAAAGCGTTTTAAAACATTGCAGTTGGTTCTAAAAATTGCCTCGGCTTATAAAAACGAGCGTGACTTTAAATTACCCATATAGTATAATCTTTTGAAAAATTGTACCAAATTTCGGTTGTTAGCGGAGGAGAACAATATGAAAACCCTGCTATTTTGTGCAAAAGGTTTTGAAACAATGGGATTTAGCGTTTTTATCGACATTTTGGGCTGGGCCAGAAATGATTACGGATACGATGTGACGGTGGAAACCTGCGGCTTTACAAAAGAGGTACATAGCACATTTAGCATTCCCATAATAGTTGATAAAACGATTGACGAAATTTGTTCAGCGGATTATGATGCATTGGCAATCCCCGGCGGCTTTGAGGAGTTCGGATTTTATGAAGAAGCTTATGATGAGAGATTTTTGAATTTGATCAGAGCTTTTGACGCACAGAGCAAACCGATTGCCACAATTTGTGTGGGTGCGTTGCCGTTAGGGAAGAGCGGCATTTTAAAAAGCAAGCGGGCAACCACTTATCATTTGAAAGGTGGGTACCGCCAGCGACAACTTGCCGATTTCGGCGCTGAGGTTGTCAACGAGCCGGTTGTGGTTGAAGGGCATATCATCACTTCCTATTGCCCACAGACGGCGCCATTTGTCGCATTTGAGCTACTGAGAAAGCTGACGAGCGATGTACAGACTTCCGTAGTCATGCAGGCTATGGGGTTCTAGAGGCGGCTAGAAGCAAAGGAAATGCTGTGGCAGGAGGCTGGTCTTTTTTTGAACGGCAGGACATACATCGCGGGCGCTGTTACTGTTTAACATGACCACCGATTGATTTATGGGGTTGCAATTAAAACAGCTTTATTGACTGCAAAATATGTAAACAGTAAACTAAATTCTAGAAATGTTGATAAACGGCTTTGCTGAGACGCTAGAGTACCTCAGCAAAGCCATTTTTATCATTTGATTTAGTTTTGACATGCTCATAGTAAAATTTTAAGACTAGGAAGTTAGGGGTAGCATAAGAATTATAAATAAAAAGCATAATCCCTGACGCAGTAACATGTGTACTTAGGTTAATTGTCTTTGACTTATGCTCACATCTTTTAAACTTTATTTTTCTTTTTTTTCAAATTTTTCCTTGAGTTTTGAAAGGGCCTTCGACTCCAGACGTGACACATAGGAACGTGATATTCCCATGCTCTGGGCAATCTCGCGCTGGGTTAATGGCCGTTTACCATGCAAACCATAGCGCAATATTACAATATCCCGCTCGCGGTCATTTAGCTCGCTTTCGATGCTGTGGTGCAGCTCCTGCGCACGCAACCGAAATTCGATATCTTCAAAAATGCTGCCTTCGTCCGCCATGATGTCTTGCAGCGTCAATGCGTTGCCGTCCTTGTCGGTGTCGATTGGGTCAAAAATGTAAACATCCTGTGCCGTCTTTTTACGGTTGCGGAAGTACATTAGAATTTCATTTTCTATGCACCTTGAGGCGTAGGTTGCAAAGCGCGTACCTTTTTCATAGTCAAAGGTGGAAACTGCTTTGATCAACCCTATTGTGCCAATAGAAATAAGATCGTCCTGATCTTTGATGTTGGAGTAATATTTTTTTATGATATGTACCACCAGGCGCAAATTGTGTTCTATCAATCGGTTTCTGGCTTGTGTATCCCCCTCTCGGATTAATTTCAGGCATTCGCGTTCATTTTTTGCTGAAAGCGGCTTTGGGAAGGAATTCCCGCTGCTGACATGCAAAACAAATAGGAGCCGCATCAGCTGTGGTAGCCCTGACAGAAGCGTCTCTAAAAACATAGTGTTCCGCCCTCTCACGTTGTATTTCACCTTACATTTTATGTGAGAAGCCCTGTGAAAAGCACGCCGGGGGATGTCCTATCTGGACCAATAAAATTAAAAGAACGTCTAACGAGACGCCCCATTGCAATATTATGTATACGAACCACCAATCAGCTGGCATTGATATGTACCAACCGCGGGCATAATTTTTAAATTCTACTAAAAAGAACAAAAAACCAATATAAATCATAGAAAAGTAGACGTTAAGATCTTCAAAAAAAACAGCCAAAGAGGGCAACGCCCTTTTGGCTGTTTTTCTATGTCAAGTACATTTACTTTTTTTGTTCTAAAAAGTCATTAAGTTCGGTGTTTTTAATATCGGTGATGAACATATGCCCCGGCGAGTGGGTAATCACAATCGGGGGCTTTGCCGCTTCAATCGCCGCTTGTGGCGTGACGCCGCAGGGCCAGAACACCGGTATTTCACCTTCACGAATCTCCACCGATTCGCCGTAATCCGGTTTCATGATATCCGCAACGCCAACCTCGGCCGGGTCACCCATATGTACCGGCGCACCGTGCACATTGGGATACTGCTTGGTGATTTCATAAGCCAGCTTGGCATTTTCGGGCGTCATGGGGCGCATGCTGCACACCATCGGCCCCTCAAATGGGCCGGCCTTGACAGTCTGGATGTTGGTCTTATACATCGGTACGTTGCGGCCGGTGGCGATATGGCGCACTTCGATGCCCGCTTTGATCAGCGCTTCTTCAAACGAAAAACTGCACCCGATCAAAAAGCCGACAAAGCCTTCCTGCCAGAAAGCCGAGGCATCGTTAACGCGCTCAGAAAACACGCCGTTGCGGTAGATAAAATACTCTGGAATATCGGTGACAATGTTGCCTCCCGCGCCCATATCATGGGTTTCCGGTGTGCCCTCAATGATTTCCAGCACAGGGCAGGGGAAAGGATTTCTGGCGGCGTATTCCTTAAAATCCGCAGCATAATCTGCGGGCAGAATGACAAGGTTTGCCTGCGCATAGCCCGCGCACATTCCTGCCGTGGGAAAAGTAATTTCACCCGCACGTATTTTTTTGCGAACTTCGGCGGGACTC from Oscillospiraceae bacterium MB24-C1 includes the following:
- a CDS encoding methyltransferase codes for the protein MPQSFIPLTHGITAAISDEHRFTTDSVLLARFAAPRADDIVAELCCGCGVVTLLWFGEGEVSPSHVVGIELMAQAAALFSLSVEKNNLTNRINVICADLKDYKNIPALAANAFDLVVCNPPYFKAGYGGGARQTARQETDLDISDVCGAAGRALRYGGRFCVCFKPQRLPDLFEAMRFAGLEPKRIRPVLTQPGKAPHLFLVEARRAGNRQLDWLPALYLQNSDGTPSAEYREIYRMR
- a CDS encoding DJ-1/PfpI family protein, with the translated sequence MKTLLFCAKGFETMGFSVFIDILGWARNDYGYDVTVETCGFTKEVHSTFSIPIIVDKTIDEICSADYDALAIPGGFEEFGFYEEAYDERFLNLIRAFDAQSKPIATICVGALPLGKSGILKSKRATTYHLKGGYRQRQLADFGAEVVNEPVVVEGHIITSYCPQTAPFVAFELLRKLTSDVQTSVVMQAMGF
- the sigK gene encoding RNA polymerase sporulation sigma factor SigK, producing MFLETLLSGLPQLMRLLFVLHVSSGNSFPKPLSAKNERECLKLIREGDTQARNRLIEHNLRLVVHIIKKYYSNIKDQDDLISIGTIGLIKAVSTFDYEKGTRFATYASRCIENEILMYFRNRKKTAQDVYIFDPIDTDKDGNALTLQDIMADEGSIFEDIEFRLRAQELHHSIESELNDRERDIVILRYGLHGKRPLTQREIAQSMGISRSYVSRLESKALSKLKEKFEKKEK
- a CDS encoding putative hydro-lyase produces the protein MARYDITPYINMSPAEVRKKIRAGEITFPTAGMCAGYAQANLVILPADYAADFKEYAARNPFPCPVLEIIEGTPETHDMGAGGNIVTDIPEYFIYRNGVFSERVNDASAFWQEGFVGFLIGCSFSFEEALIKAGIEVRHIATGRNVPMYKTNIQTVKAGPFEGPMVCSMRPMTPENAKLAYEITKQYPNVHGAPVHMGDPAEVGVADIMKPDYGESVEIREGEIPVFWPCGVTPQAAIEAAKPPIVITHSPGHMFITDIKNTELNDFLEQKK